From one Brevinematia bacterium genomic stretch:
- the topA gene encoding type I DNA topoisomerase, whose translation MKLFIVESPAKARTIKSYLGRDFVVIATMGHIRDLPRKEMGIDFVRLEPRYVFLPGKRKIVKRIVELAKKSEEVILASDKDREGEIISLHVKEIVSKYVGKTKRIEFTEVTKEGILNALQSPRDIDHNLVNAQKTRRMLDRVVGYVISPILFRHFRGMFKGKSFSAGRVQSPALRLVCERELEIRNFTPLAYYDVMLESERDGKTFFLKLVSERLGDKEVKFGPDNRINEEKLSEIKDNVNLSDVRVVFSKKFRDSIKPLPPFKTSTLQQEASAKLGFTPSKTMKIAQELYEGIEIDGEFVGLITYIRTDSVRISEYALKRVREFIRERLGEEYLPPLPRVYEGRDDEQGAHECIRPTDVYRVPVSLKGKIPDGHFRLYELIWKRFLASQMKDAVVETAEVLVSDGRYSFYGVSKIVVDRQFLNFYPHSIPEEVFLPSLKEGEKLVPARLVYGRKVTQPPPRYTEATLIKKLEDEGIGRPSTYATIVSTLIARKYVEKKGKSLVPTELGFAVYEFLKKNYPSVVDLGLTSYMESMLDKVESGEVKDWKRIFVELLNKAKISI comes from the coding sequence ATGAAATTATTTATAGTTGAGTCTCCCGCTAAGGCAAGGACTATTAAGTCATACCTTGGGAGGGATTTTGTAGTTATTGCGACGATGGGGCATATAAGAGATTTACCACGGAAGGAGATGGGGATTGATTTCGTAAGGCTTGAGCCGAGATATGTTTTTTTACCCGGAAAGAGAAAGATTGTGAAGAGGATTGTTGAGCTTGCGAAGAAGTCTGAGGAGGTTATACTTGCTTCGGACAAGGACAGAGAAGGTGAGATAATCTCACTTCATGTGAAAGAGATTGTGTCAAAGTATGTTGGTAAAACTAAGAGGATTGAGTTTACTGAAGTGACTAAGGAAGGGATATTGAACGCTTTGCAATCGCCAAGAGATATAGATCATAACCTTGTTAATGCTCAGAAGACTAGGAGAATGTTGGATAGAGTTGTTGGGTATGTAATATCACCAATTCTGTTTAGGCACTTTAGGGGGATGTTCAAAGGAAAGTCGTTTTCTGCTGGTAGGGTTCAATCACCAGCTCTTAGGTTGGTTTGTGAGAGAGAGTTGGAGATAAGAAATTTTACACCTCTAGCTTACTATGACGTTATGCTTGAGAGTGAGAGAGATGGAAAAACTTTCTTTTTGAAGTTGGTTAGTGAAAGGTTGGGAGACAAGGAAGTGAAATTTGGTCCTGATAATAGAATAAACGAAGAGAAGCTAAGTGAGATAAAAGATAATGTTAACCTCTCGGATGTTAGGGTTGTTTTTTCAAAAAAGTTTAGAGACAGTATAAAGCCTTTACCTCCGTTTAAAACTAGCACTTTACAACAGGAAGCTTCAGCTAAACTAGGTTTCACTCCGTCAAAAACTATGAAGATTGCCCAAGAGTTATACGAGGGGATTGAGATAGACGGAGAATTCGTAGGGTTGATAACCTACATTAGGACTGATTCTGTGAGAATTTCGGAGTATGCTCTAAAGAGGGTTAGAGAGTTTATAAGGGAAAGATTGGGAGAAGAGTATTTGCCACCCTTACCTAGGGTTTATGAGGGTAGGGATGATGAACAAGGTGCTCATGAATGTATAAGGCCTACGGATGTGTACAGGGTTCCAGTTTCTTTAAAAGGTAAGATACCTGATGGACATTTTAGGTTGTATGAACTTATATGGAAGAGATTTCTGGCAAGTCAGATGAAAGATGCTGTTGTGGAAACAGCTGAGGTTTTAGTTAGCGACGGTAGATATAGTTTCTATGGAGTTTCAAAGATAGTTGTTGACAGGCAGTTTCTCAACTTCTATCCTCACAGTATTCCTGAGGAAGTATTTTTACCTTCATTAAAGGAAGGAGAAAAACTAGTGCCTGCTAGGCTAGTTTATGGTAGAAAGGTGACTCAACCACCACCGAGGTATACAGAGGCTACCCTTATAAAAAAGCTTGAAGATGAAGGGATTGGTAGACCTTCAACTTATGCTACCATTGTCTCAACGTTGATAGCTAGAAAGTATGTTGAAAAAAAGGGTAAATCTCTTGTTCCTACTGAATTGGGGTTTGCGGTATATGAATTTCTAAAGAAAAATTATCCGTCTGTTGTGGATCTAGGACTAACATCTTATATGGAGTCAATGCTTGATAAAGTTGAGAGTGGGGAGGTGAAAGATTGGAAAAGAATTTTCGTTGAGTTGCTTAACAAAGCAAAAATATCAATCTAG